One window of the Camarhynchus parvulus chromosome 2, STF_HiC, whole genome shotgun sequence genome contains the following:
- the FAM83A gene encoding protein FAM83A, which yields MNHPRHMGKIRKRLEDIKNQSLKLTKVDFSHNESIRLATDAFLDGGTDSYRETLSKEGEVDFLSSVEAQYIKDNARESYYAQESPGADGAAAPKQNDAGSLPSGTYFPTISDSSEPALLHTWITAEKPYLKEKSTATVYFQTEKNSNIRDIIRRYIHKTTQVLAIVMDVFTDTEILCDLLEAANKRMVFVYLLLDHSSVDLFSEMCDKLQISEDLFKNISVRSVTGEVYCAKSGRKFSGKIQEKFLISDWRYVLSGSYSFTWLCGQVHRNLLSKFTGQVVELFDEEFRHLYALSKPVRGPKTPPRSLPFLFSRSWAPPRSLPYSEQGSANTLSDFSSLSAGSTHQSKQSPRTLMFNSNFSPQSPLQRVNSFHSYVSFTPPPPQQAIQPNYYQPHYMAENATVPYNNMNMNIYRPIRLRQEEPNRTGLSSSWRCLHKANLFA from the exons TGGGACAGACTCTTACCGGGAAACTCTAAGCAAAGAGGGTGAGGTGGATTTCCTTTCCTCGGTGGAAGCTCAGTACATCAAGGATAACGCCCGGGAGTCTTATTATGCACAGGAGTCCCCGGGTGCCGACGGGGCAGCCGCGCCAAAGCAGAACGACGCCGGGTCGCTGCCTTCGGGGACCTACTTCCCCACCATTTCTGACAGCAGTGAGCCGGCTCTGCTCCACACATGGATTACTGCAGAGAAGCcctatttaaaggaaaaatccaCGGCCACTGTGTATTTCCAAACAGAGAAGAACAGCAACATTAGAGACATCATACGCCGGTACATCCACAAGACCACTCAG GTGTTGGCCATTGTGATGGATGTGTTCACAGACACTGAGATTCTCTGTGACCTCCTGGAGGCAGCTAACAAGCGCATGGTCTTTGTTTACCTGCTGCTGGATCACAGCAGTGTAGATCTCTTCTCGGAGATGTGCGACAAGCTGCAGATTTCTGAGGATCTCTTCAAG aatatttcagtCCGCAGTGTTACAGGAGAGGTTTACTGTGCCAAGTCAGGCAggaaattttcaggaaaaattcaagaaaaatttcTTATCTCTGACTGGAGATATGTGCTCTCTGGATCTTACAG CTTCACGTGGCTCTGTGGCCAGGTTCACCGCAACCTCCTCTCCAAGTTCACGGGCCAGGTAGTGGAGCTGTTTGACGAGGAGTTCCGGCACCTGTACGCGCTGTCCAAGCCCGTGCGCGGCCCCAAGACGCCGCCACGCAGCCTCCCCTTCCTGTTCAGCCGGAGCTGGGCGCCCCCGCGCAGCCTCCCGTATAGCGAGCAGGGCAGCGCCAACACCCTGTCCGACTTCAGCAGCCTCTCCGCCGGGAGCACCCACCAGAGCAAGCAGAGCCCCAGAACGCTCATGTTCAACAGCAACTTCAGCCCCCAGTCACCTCTGCAGCGAGTCAATTCCTTCCACAGCTATGTGTCCTTCACCCCCCCGCCTCCACAGCAGGCCATCCAGCCTAACTACTACCAGCCACACTACATGGCCGAAAACGCCACCGTTCCCTATAACAACATGAACATGAACATTTACAGACCTATAAGGCTCAGGCAAGAGGAACCGAACAGGACGGGGTTAAGCTCATCCTGGAGATGCCTCCACAAAGCTAACCTGTTTGCATAA